CTTAGCAATAGCACTTGCCTGATTCGGTTCGAAGAGACGTCCTCCCGACGACCTGACTGCTGACCTGAGACTTTCTGAGAGTCCGAAGTCGTCGTACTCGTGGGGGTAGTTGACAGCATACTCGTCGTTCATCACCGACTTGAACCCTGTCTCGCTGGGAACGATAGTCGCCGAGTAGGTACTCTGTCCGTCCGACTCTCCCGTCTTCGAGAAGGAGAGGTCAGACGAAGACGGCGGTGAGCTTCCCGTGTATGTGGCCCGTGTCGGCACCCCCACTCGCGTGTCGGCGACGTCGACCCCTTCGGTCTTCCTCTGTGGATCTCCTATCGCCCAGTTGACCGACTTCGAGACGAGTAACGAGTCGGGACTCGAAAGCATCCCGTCGAGACCTCCGTTGTTTCCGTAAGCGGTAAACGAGACCACCCTTCCGAGACCGTATCTCCACGATGCGACCGCGGGTCTTCCCGATCCCGACGCGACGAGGAACTCAGCACCGTCTTTCACAGTCACCTTGTGGGCATTCGCGGGATCGGCTGTCGTCTTGACCCCTCGTGTTATGAAATGTCCCGAGTTGACCACGCTCAGACCCTGACCCTCTGGCTTCTTGTTCTCTCCTCCGAAGAAGACACGCAGACTGCTCGTCTCGTCAGCGGGGAAGAATGTTCCGCCTCCTCTCTGGGCGATTCCTCTCATCACGTCGTCGTTGGTGTTGCCCCCGACTCCCACTGTAATCACACGTATTCCGTTGCGGTTCATCTGTCTCGCCTTGGCGAAAGCCGCGGCTTCGTCATTGCTGACTCCGTCGCTTATGAGTATGACGTTACCGGTTCCTCCCCCTAAGAGATCAGAAGCTCCCTTGAGAGCCGCCGAGAGGCTCGTCGATCCTCCGTTTTGGAGTCTGCGTATCGTGTTCTTTATCTCGGCTCTCGACCCACCCAGAGTCTGTAGGTCGGCGACCCTGTAGGCTCCCTGGTTGAACGCAATCACGCCCACCTGGTTCTCGTCGCCTAACTGTTCGATTACATCGAGAGCAAGTGCCTTCTGGACGCTCATGCTCTCGGTCGTACTTCCCGAGATATCGACTGCGAGGACGATCCTAGACGACTGGCTCGACTCCCCCATACGTACGGGAACTATGTTTCCTATAGTCGACTGGCTGTAGCCTCCCTTGTCATACGAGTTGGGTCCTCCGACGACGACAACGCCGTTTCCGTCTATGGCGTAGGTCTGGAGGGCGTTGACGTTGCCTATGTCGCCCGCCGCGACGTTCTGTATAACCACGGCGTAGTAGTCTTTGAGTTCAGACCGGCTTGGCACCGACTCAGCCGTGTCTACGTCGTAGAGGTCTTTCAGGAGGTTTTCGAGGGGGTAGTTACCGCGTGAGACGTAGAGGATCTTTGGCTTCTCGACTACCTCGACTGTCTTCCGGAAGACGTTGTTGTTG
This is a stretch of genomic DNA from Candidatus Afararchaeum irisae. It encodes these proteins:
- a CDS encoding VWA domain-containing protein encodes the protein MSVSGSGFVAQTVPDVDVSEIGGLGGLVRRLTSGVEFAGYGLENPVALVGIPVLALVLVYVFFWRGSIEGASRRRRTAVFVSRLVIVALLVLGAAQPYAVQTKETPGDPRVKMLVDGSNSMDVTGADSLATDLAGRIESNGVPVETVTVGSGNDSRIGDAVLSNLEQNGSLLLVSDGRVTSGRSLEQAASVARSVNATINAVNLTSSQTQTERAVRLHGPAKTSVGVENRFLARVTGTGLKKGGASLTVSVDGEQKISKSISGETSVEFKHTFETTGSHRITATVGGGDRFSNNNVFRKTVEVVEKPKILYVSRGNYPLENLLKDLYDVDTAESVPSRSELKDYYAVVIQNVAAGDIGNVNALQTYAIDGNGVVVVGGPNSYDKGGYSQSTIGNIVPVRMGESSQSSRIVLAVDISGSTTESMSVQKALALDVIEQLGDENQVGVIAFNQGAYRVADLQTLGGSRAEIKNTIRRLQNGGSTSLSAALKGASDLLGGGTGNVILISDGVSNDEAAAFAKARQMNRNGIRVITVGVGGNTNDDVMRGIAQRGGGTFFPADETSSLRVFFGGENKKPEGQGLSVVNSGHFITRGVKTTADPANAHKVTVKDGAEFLVASGSGRPAVASWRYGLGRVVSFTAYGNNGGLDGMLSSPDSLLVSKSVNWAIGDPQRKTEGVDVADTRVGVPTRATYTGSSPPSSSDLSFSKTGESDGQSTYSATIVPSETGFKSVMNDEYAVNYPHEYDDFGLSESLRSAVRSSGGRLFEPNQASAIAKFVKSRSTKVREVRENVTWIVLSAALVIYLIEIMARRIYEIYGYRLPDVVPTRLRR